A genomic region of Candidatus Eisenbacteria bacterium contains the following coding sequences:
- a CDS encoding FAD-dependent oxidoreductase, with the protein MIASPRLAVSVPDEGYHRRLISCQQACPVRTDARGYVRAIARGDFEEAYLIARGPNPFASICGRICGAPCEAACRRGTIPRLGPDSEFLGDDRPIAIRALKRFACERAGIDVRPSDAVWEPLRNFVPKVSAGPEEVAGLLRASLSREIEPASGEKVAIVGAGPAGLSAAHDLALLGFRPVVYEREPVPAGMLFVGVPEYRLPRELIRREVAMIEAIGVEIRTGTGVGDDVSFRALRAEHAAVLLAVGAKRSRALGLPGEGGPGVFGGVDLLRAAALGEPFPIRREVVVIGGGNVAYDVARTVLRQAAFDAARTAMRLPGQRRVRLVSLETLEEMPADTVEIREGDEEGIERMNGWGPVSIEREGADVRAVVFRRCVRVYDDERRFAPVFDDAERITVPCDTVLLAVGQATDLSFLADGGGDVEEALPGWPKVDPETLATTAPGVFVAGDLAHGTRLLIDAVASGKKAARSIYRHITGRAIDHEIVETHLVLDRYRRESGYEAIRRVEIPAAEPEERLRDPRAPVEIGYDRPLAEREASRCLDCGVTPVFDGTRCVLCGGCVDVCPTLCLKLVSLGSIEPTPDLAAAIAGTLGPGAETSRHSAILKDEERCIRCAHCAMRCPVDAITMERAAFEARWRCA; encoded by the coding sequence TTGATCGCGTCTCCCCGTCTCGCGGTCTCGGTCCCGGATGAGGGCTACCACCGCCGCCTGATCTCCTGCCAGCAGGCATGCCCGGTCCGCACCGACGCGCGCGGCTACGTCCGAGCGATCGCGCGCGGCGACTTCGAGGAGGCGTACCTCATCGCGCGGGGGCCGAACCCCTTCGCGTCGATCTGCGGAAGGATCTGCGGAGCGCCGTGCGAGGCGGCCTGCCGGCGAGGGACGATCCCTCGCCTCGGCCCGGACAGCGAGTTCCTCGGGGACGACCGCCCGATCGCGATCCGCGCGCTGAAGCGCTTCGCGTGCGAGAGAGCCGGGATCGATGTCCGCCCCTCCGACGCGGTGTGGGAGCCGCTCCGAAACTTCGTACCCAAAGTATCGGCCGGACCGGAGGAGGTCGCCGGCCTTCTTCGCGCCTCCCTCTCGCGGGAGATCGAGCCGGCCTCCGGGGAGAAGGTCGCGATCGTCGGCGCCGGCCCGGCCGGCCTCTCCGCCGCGCACGACCTCGCCCTTCTCGGGTTTCGCCCGGTCGTCTACGAGAGGGAGCCGGTTCCGGCCGGGATGCTCTTCGTCGGCGTCCCCGAGTACCGGCTTCCGCGCGAGCTGATCCGCCGCGAGGTGGCGATGATCGAGGCGATCGGCGTGGAGATCCGAACGGGCACCGGCGTCGGCGATGACGTCTCCTTTCGCGCGCTCCGCGCGGAGCACGCCGCGGTCCTCCTCGCGGTCGGCGCGAAACGGTCGCGTGCGCTCGGCCTTCCCGGCGAGGGGGGTCCCGGCGTCTTCGGAGGGGTCGATCTCCTTCGCGCGGCCGCGCTCGGCGAGCCCTTCCCGATCAGGCGCGAGGTCGTCGTGATCGGCGGGGGGAACGTCGCCTACGACGTCGCGCGCACGGTCCTCCGCCAGGCGGCCTTCGATGCCGCGCGCACCGCGATGCGCCTTCCCGGGCAGCGACGCGTCCGCCTCGTCTCGCTCGAGACCCTCGAGGAGATGCCGGCCGACACGGTCGAGATCCGCGAGGGGGATGAAGAGGGGATCGAGCGGATGAACGGATGGGGTCCGGTCTCGATCGAGCGCGAGGGGGCGGACGTCCGCGCGGTCGTCTTTCGCCGGTGCGTCCGCGTCTACGACGACGAGCGCCGCTTCGCCCCGGTCTTCGACGACGCGGAGAGGATCACCGTCCCGTGCGACACGGTCCTTCTCGCCGTCGGTCAGGCAACCGATCTTTCGTTTCTCGCGGACGGCGGCGGGGACGTCGAGGAGGCGCTCCCCGGATGGCCGAAGGTCGATCCCGAAACGCTCGCGACGACCGCGCCCGGCGTCTTCGTCGCCGGGGATCTCGCGCACGGCACGCGGCTTCTCATCGACGCGGTCGCCTCCGGCAAGAAAGCGGCTCGCTCGATCTACCGGCACATCACCGGCCGCGCGATCGATCACGAGATCGTCGAGACGCATCTCGTGCTCGACCGCTATCGCCGCGAGTCCGGCTACGAGGCGATCCGCCGGGTGGAGATCCCCGCGGCGGAGCCCGAGGAGAGGCTGCGCGATCCGCGCGCGCCCGTCGAGATCGGCTACGACCGCCCCCTCGCGGAGCGGGAGGCTTCTCGCTGCCTCGACTGCGGCGTCACCCCGGTCTTCGACGGAACGCGCTGCGTTCTCTGCGGCGGGTGCGTCGATGTCTGTCCGACCCTCTGCCTCAAGCTGGTTTCGCTGGGCTCGATCGAGCCGACGCCGGATCTCGCGGCCGCGATCGCCGGCACGCTCGGGCCCGGCGCCGAGACATCCCGACACTCCGCGATCTTGAAGGATGAAGAGCGTTGCATCCGGTGCGCGCACTGCGCGATGCGCTGCCCGGTCGACGCGATCACGATGGAGCGCGCGGCCTTCGAGGCCCGGTGGAGGTGCGCATGA
- a CDS encoding ubiquinol-cytochrome c reductase iron-sulfur subunit, with protein MITNPKDSAAARSRLDPEPIPRRDFLGLAAVWAAATAALFALGGILRLPKAAVLPSPSKKFRVVLPETLPEGEAFLPPRRSVALFRDAEGVFAVSTICTHLGCIVKAEADGFHCPCHGSAFAKDGAVLRGPAPKALPWLAVTREGSGIYVVDEGKTVPLGTRAEA; from the coding sequence ATGATCACGAATCCGAAGGACTCGGCCGCCGCGCGCTCGCGGCTCGATCCCGAACCGATCCCGCGCCGAGACTTCCTCGGCCTCGCCGCCGTGTGGGCGGCCGCGACGGCGGCGCTCTTCGCCCTCGGCGGCATCCTCCGCCTCCCGAAGGCGGCGGTCCTCCCCTCGCCGTCGAAGAAATTCCGCGTCGTCCTTCCCGAAACGCTCCCCGAGGGGGAGGCGTTTCTTCCTCCCCGCCGCTCGGTCGCGCTCTTCCGCGACGCGGAAGGGGTCTTTGCGGTCTCAACGATCTGCACGCACCTCGGGTGCATCGTGAAGGCGGAGGCGGACGGCTTCCACTGCCCCTGCCACGGATCCGCCTTCGCGAAGGACGGCGCCGTCCTCCGCGGGCCCGCGCCGAAGGCGCTTCCGTGGCTCGCGGTGACGCGCGAGGGGAGCGGGATCTACGTCGTGGACGAGGGGAAGACGGTCCCGCTGGGAACGAGGGCCGAGGCATGA
- a CDS encoding cytochrome b N-terminal domain-containing protein: MNRFLENLRAAPRLFRETVFRSGRPETDRARSSFVFGSVFLHLHSVRVHRWSLRWTTTLGLGIVTLSAFVIASITGVLLMFYYKPYPDVAYETIKDIHFVVPTGRFIRNIHRWSAHVMVVSVLLHMARVFYTAAYRAPREFNWVIGMLLLATTLGLSFTGYLLPWDQLAYWAITIGANIASSPREITDALGITRFFDPGGLQKLLLLGSEEVGAESLIRFYLLHVMVLPIVLLALLSVHFWRIRKDGGLARPDDADTKLGPPDRSTYPVFTEAPEKTYHLAAIVRGKSPHVGRGPEKTLPSMPHLFTAEVGVLLLTAALCILLAIVADAPLKELANPAVPENPAKAPWYFLGLQELVSHSAFMGGIGIPMIVILGLSLIPYLDRETAGTGVWFGGPGGAGLAGFSALFALAATIGIEALVIRFGWLRQWWPECPQLLITLVNPGTILTVVYALYSIGLVRRYDSTRAGALGLFTCFAIGFIVLTVIGVHFRGPNWDFYWSPSDWPRH; encoded by the coding sequence ATGAATCGTTTCCTCGAGAACCTGCGCGCGGCTCCGCGTCTCTTCCGGGAGACCGTCTTCCGCTCCGGCCGTCCGGAAACCGACCGGGCGCGCTCTTCCTTCGTCTTCGGAAGCGTCTTCCTTCATCTTCATTCGGTGCGCGTTCACCGGTGGAGTCTTCGCTGGACCACGACCCTCGGCCTCGGCATCGTCACGCTCTCCGCGTTCGTCATCGCCTCGATCACAGGCGTTCTTCTCATGTTCTATTACAAGCCGTACCCGGATGTCGCGTACGAGACGATCAAGGACATCCACTTCGTCGTTCCGACCGGACGGTTTATCCGGAACATCCATCGGTGGTCGGCGCACGTGATGGTCGTCTCGGTCCTTCTCCACATGGCGCGCGTCTTCTACACCGCGGCCTACCGCGCCCCGCGCGAGTTCAACTGGGTGATCGGAATGCTCCTCCTCGCGACCACCCTCGGGCTCTCCTTCACCGGCTATCTCCTCCCGTGGGATCAGCTCGCGTATTGGGCGATCACGATCGGCGCGAACATCGCCTCCTCGCCGCGCGAGATCACCGATGCGCTCGGGATCACGCGCTTCTTCGATCCGGGGGGGCTGCAAAAGCTCCTTCTCCTCGGCTCCGAGGAGGTCGGCGCGGAATCGCTGATCCGTTTCTACCTGCTTCACGTGATGGTGCTTCCCATCGTTCTTCTTGCGCTTCTGTCGGTCCACTTCTGGCGCATCCGCAAGGACGGCGGCCTTGCGCGCCCGGACGACGCCGACACCAAGCTCGGTCCGCCCGATCGATCGACCTATCCGGTCTTCACGGAGGCGCCGGAGAAGACGTATCACCTCGCGGCGATCGTGCGCGGGAAGAGCCCGCACGTCGGGCGGGGCCCCGAGAAGACGCTCCCCTCGATGCCGCATCTTTTCACTGCTGAAGTAGGTGTGCTTCTTCTCACGGCAGCGCTCTGTATCCTCCTTGCGATCGTCGCCGACGCGCCGCTCAAGGAGCTCGCGAACCCGGCGGTGCCGGAGAACCCGGCCAAGGCGCCGTGGTACTTCCTCGGTCTTCAGGAGCTCGTGTCGCACTCGGCGTTCATGGGCGGGATCGGGATCCCGATGATCGTGATCCTCGGGCTCTCGCTGATTCCGTATCTCGACCGGGAGACGGCGGGGACCGGCGTCTGGTTCGGCGGACCGGGCGGGGCGGGGCTCGCCGGCTTCTCCGCGCTCTTCGCACTCGCGGCGACGATCGGAATCGAAGCGCTCGTGATTCGCTTCGGGTGGCTTCGCCAATGGTGGCCCGAATGCCCGCAGCTTCTCATCACGCTCGTGAACCCGGGGACGATCCTCACGGTCGTCTACGCGCTCTACTCGATCGGACTCGTGCGGCGCTACGACAGCACGCGGGCCGGAGCGCTCGGCCTCTTCACGTGCTTCGCGATCGGGTTCATCGTTCTGACCGTGATCGGGGTCCACTTCCGCGGGCCGAACTGGGACTTCTACTGGTCCCCGTCCGACTGGCCGAGGCACTAG
- a CDS encoding c-type cytochrome — protein MRANKILLLAASLATLAFLVWAAAEENLLRDWREHQKRYRSMLPEDARGEFRVQLRQIVVPALRTTDRCVTCHVGMAPGEPGIAGDPLFAPHPDVVHDPAEYGCVVCHGGQGLATEEADAHGTAPHWPAPMIPRRYAHAGCGSCHTHLAVPSIDRFERGKRLFERLDCLACHAMDGRGGTIRPGGAAGIAAPDLSRADASGTDESWYLKHLAAHEEAADGPWRASFGPIAEEDREAIETYLASRVSAPGLVEAKALFHSLGCRGCHKVGGVGGDDGPDLTQAGERDPGQTDFSAVEGARDLAAWFAEHLRAPASVVPESQMPALGLSEEEIDRLVFFTFSLRRSPFPEAYWPIDRIRAERFGEREFAGDGATLYGTFCAACHGDRGQGMRYAGMLPFPAIANEDFLSIASDSLIRQTIRRGRAGRRMPAWGDAEGGLRPVEIERIVRHLRDLGGVEAPEETGPARWAKGDAAEGARLYSASCAGCHGGTGAGAEGPSLADPVLLGSATDTYLAETIARGRRGTTMEAFARPSTTRPAYSREEIESIVTFLRTWEKRS, from the coding sequence ATGCGCGCGAACAAGATCCTTCTTCTCGCGGCGTCTCTCGCAACCCTCGCGTTCCTCGTCTGGGCCGCCGCGGAAGAGAACCTCCTCCGCGATTGGCGAGAGCATCAGAAGCGCTATCGTTCGATGCTCCCCGAGGACGCGCGGGGAGAGTTCAGGGTCCAGCTCCGGCAGATCGTCGTTCCCGCGCTCCGAACGACCGACCGATGCGTCACCTGCCACGTCGGGATGGCGCCCGGCGAGCCGGGGATCGCGGGGGACCCGCTCTTCGCGCCGCATCCGGACGTCGTGCACGACCCGGCCGAGTACGGGTGCGTCGTCTGTCACGGCGGACAAGGTCTCGCGACGGAAGAGGCGGACGCGCACGGAACCGCGCCGCATTGGCCCGCGCCGATGATCCCGCGCCGCTACGCGCACGCCGGATGCGGGAGCTGCCATACGCATCTCGCGGTCCCGAGCATCGATCGTTTCGAGCGCGGGAAGCGGCTCTTCGAGCGGCTCGACTGCCTCGCCTGCCACGCGATGGACGGCCGCGGGGGGACGATCCGTCCGGGTGGGGCGGCGGGGATCGCCGCGCCCGATCTCTCCCGGGCCGACGCGTCCGGAACCGACGAATCTTGGTACCTCAAGCACCTCGCGGCCCACGAGGAAGCCGCGGACGGTCCGTGGCGCGCCTCCTTCGGGCCGATCGCCGAAGAGGATCGCGAGGCGATCGAGACGTACCTCGCCTCGCGCGTCAGCGCGCCGGGTCTCGTCGAGGCGAAGGCGCTCTTTCACTCGCTCGGATGCCGCGGTTGCCACAAGGTCGGCGGCGTCGGGGGGGACGACGGCCCCGACCTCACGCAGGCGGGAGAGCGCGACCCGGGGCAGACCGACTTCTCTGCGGTCGAAGGCGCGCGCGACCTCGCGGCCTGGTTCGCGGAGCACTTGCGCGCCCCCGCCTCGGTCGTTCCGGAATCGCAGATGCCGGCGCTCGGTCTTTCGGAGGAAGAGATCGATCGCCTCGTCTTCTTCACCTTCTCCCTTCGCCGGAGCCCTTTCCCGGAAGCGTACTGGCCGATCGATCGGATCCGCGCGGAGCGCTTCGGCGAGCGCGAGTTCGCCGGCGACGGCGCGACGCTCTACGGGACCTTCTGCGCCGCCTGTCACGGAGATCGAGGCCAGGGGATGCGCTACGCCGGGATGCTTCCCTTCCCCGCGATCGCGAACGAAGATTTCCTTTCGATCGCAAGCGACTCATTGATTCGTCAAACGATCCGGCGCGGGCGCGCCGGGCGGCGGATGCCGGCCTGGGGAGACGCCGAAGGGGGGCTTCGCCCGGTCGAGATTGAGCGGATCGTCCGGCACCTCCGCGATCTCGGGGGAGTCGAGGCGCCGGAGGAGACGGGGCCCGCGCGCTGGGCGAAGGGGGACGCGGCGGAAGGAGCGCGCCTCTACTCCGCTTCGTGCGCCGGCTGCCACGGCGGAACCGGCGCCGGCGCCGAGGGGCCTTCCCTCGCCGACCCGGTCCTTCTCGGATCTGCGACTGACACGTACCTCGCGGAGACGATCGCGCGCGGAAGACGCGGGACAACGATGGAGGCGTTCGCGCGTCCCTCGACCACGCGCCCCGCCTACTCGCGAGAAGAAATCGAATCGATCGTGACGTTTCTACGAACTTGGGAGAAGAGATCATGA